The Lonsdalea populi genome window below encodes:
- the pstB gene encoding phosphate ABC transporter ATP-binding protein PstB: protein MSIVTETSTSKIQVRDLNFYYGKFHALKNITLDIAQNQVTAFIGPSGCGKSTLLRTLNKMYQLYPEQRAEGEILLDGNNILTDSQDIALLRAKVGMVFQKPTPFPMSIYDNIAFGVRLFEKLSRVEMDERVQWALTKAALWQETKDKLHQSGYSLSGGQQQRLCIARGIAIRPDVLLLDEPCSALDPISTGRIEELISELKKEYTVVIVTHNMQQAARCSDHTAFMYLGELIEFSDTDTLFTAPQQKQTEDYITGRYG from the coding sequence ATGAGTATCGTTACTGAGACATCCACCAGCAAAATCCAGGTGCGTGATCTGAATTTCTATTATGGAAAATTTCACGCGCTGAAAAACATCACGCTGGATATCGCGCAGAATCAGGTTACCGCGTTTATCGGCCCGTCGGGCTGCGGTAAGTCCACGTTGCTGCGCACCCTGAACAAAATGTACCAGCTGTATCCGGAGCAGCGCGCCGAAGGGGAAATCCTGCTGGACGGAAACAACATCCTCACCGATAGTCAGGATATCGCCCTGCTGCGTGCCAAAGTGGGCATGGTTTTCCAGAAACCGACGCCGTTTCCGATGTCGATTTATGACAACATCGCCTTCGGCGTTCGCCTGTTCGAAAAGCTGTCTCGCGTCGAAATGGATGAACGGGTGCAATGGGCATTGACCAAGGCGGCGCTGTGGCAGGAAACGAAAGACAAACTTCACCAGAGCGGTTATAGCCTGTCCGGCGGTCAGCAGCAGCGTCTGTGCATCGCGCGCGGGATCGCCATCCGGCCGGACGTGCTTTTGCTGGACGAACCCTGCTCGGCGCTGGACCCGATCTCGACGGGCCGCATCGAAGAGCTGATCTCCGAGTTGAAGAAAGAGTACACCGTGGTGATTGTCACCCATAATATGCAGCAGGCAGCGCGCTGTTCCGATCATACGGCGTTCATGTACCTGGGAGAGCTGATTGAATTCAGCGACACCGACACGCTGTTTACTGCGCCACAGCAGAAACAGACCGAAGACTACATCACCGGTCGCTACGGTTGA
- a CDS encoding FUSC family protein, whose amino-acid sequence MVIWRMLLKEKTMKVENLQYKYYRISHALRLTISFIFALLLLAKLDLVKDVSWILITMVVIVGPMSYKGSVYPRAIQRSTGTLIGIIFGILSFYAGKYSFSGMIVIIALGIFTCGYLTLSKMPYAGILIGITLSVTVSVSGGNLDIALWRISDVFIGCVIAVIFSSIFPHKACIHWNIELYKLISNLHQLYCANLSRNLFNRPELKNLNSINKKTIANILKLSAPAQKETRIDKKTYELLQETILDIISYLNLIEKAFWDCPVSHHIICASSLSKKINYAIDYRFKLLQAFIRDDITDPDAIKKFHHKEFEQDVMEELRSTLLGQHAGNDIAIENKIYGYFYLGTQIIDKLDALAMLLSTMKTQQRRHIHLRVRNRTE is encoded by the coding sequence ATGGTGATTTGGCGGATGCTTTTAAAAGAAAAGACCATGAAAGTAGAGAATTTACAATATAAATATTATCGTATCTCACATGCGCTGCGCTTAACGATTTCTTTTATTTTCGCTCTACTTTTATTGGCAAAACTGGATTTGGTCAAAGACGTCTCTTGGATCCTGATCACTATGGTCGTCATAGTGGGCCCGATGTCCTATAAAGGTAGCGTCTATCCCCGAGCCATCCAGCGCTCGACCGGAACCCTGATTGGCATCATCTTCGGTATTCTCTCGTTTTATGCCGGTAAGTACTCCTTTTCAGGCATGATAGTGATCATCGCCCTCGGTATATTTACCTGCGGCTATCTGACATTAAGTAAAATGCCTTATGCCGGGATACTGATTGGTATTACCCTTTCCGTGACCGTCAGCGTGTCGGGCGGGAATCTGGATATCGCGCTATGGCGTATTTCCGACGTCTTTATCGGCTGCGTCATCGCCGTCATTTTTTCCAGTATTTTTCCGCACAAAGCCTGTATTCACTGGAATATAGAACTGTATAAACTCATATCCAATCTGCATCAGCTTTACTGCGCCAATTTATCTCGTAATCTATTCAACCGGCCCGAATTAAAAAATCTTAACAGTATTAACAAAAAAACCATTGCCAATATATTAAAACTCTCCGCGCCTGCCCAGAAAGAAACCAGAATAGATAAAAAAACCTATGAGTTACTGCAGGAAACTATTCTCGATATCATCTCTTATTTAAATTTGATAGAAAAAGCCTTCTGGGACTGTCCTGTCAGTCACCATATTATTTGCGCTTCTTCACTGTCGAAGAAAATTAATTACGCGATCGACTACCGCTTCAAACTTTTACAAGCGTTTATTCGCGACGATATTACCGATCCGGATGCCATAAAAAAATTTCATCATAAAGAATTCGAACAGGACGTGATGGAGGAACTGCGGTCGACGCTGCTCGGCCAGCACGCCGGAAATGACATCGCGATAGAGAATAAAATTTATGGCTATTTCTATTTGGGCACCCAGATTATCGACAAGCTGGATGCACTGGCCATGCTGCTGAGCACAATGAAAACGCAACAGCGCAGGCATATCCATCTGCGCGTCAGAAACCGCACCGAATAA
- a CDS encoding 4'-phosphopantetheinyl transferase family protein → MTCHFVRWTSKEVLPSLQRLSDDLIASTQSFSMKRRERYLKSRALLAELMFYLFGYPMLPPLMTAPNGRPCFSDINLPSFSLGYAGNTIGLLLSESGSVGMSMEIVHVRTPRQPQSVWQTQAEKAWVDAQIDPLEAASQLAAIRQSVLKIPEFNPGGSESLKLHPASGRLRAAHLPEVEAMSDIDDYLAWACARTPLLNRLVLWNYAVEEGLSKTSEIIQQQRQSARFMKLTSHPAEKK, encoded by the coding sequence ATGACCTGCCATTTCGTCAGGTGGACCAGCAAGGAAGTTTTGCCCAGTCTGCAACGCCTGTCTGACGACCTGATCGCTTCAACGCAGAGTTTTTCAATGAAGCGGCGCGAACGCTATCTGAAAAGCCGGGCGCTATTGGCAGAGCTCATGTTTTATCTGTTTGGCTATCCGATGCTGCCCCCTTTGATGACCGCGCCCAACGGCCGCCCCTGCTTTAGCGATATCAACCTGCCCAGTTTCAGTCTGGGCTACGCGGGGAATACCATCGGGCTGCTATTGAGCGAGTCGGGCAGTGTGGGGATGAGTATGGAGATCGTCCACGTGCGGACGCCTCGTCAGCCGCAGTCGGTATGGCAGACGCAGGCGGAGAAAGCATGGGTAGACGCTCAGATCGATCCGCTTGAAGCCGCCTCTCAGCTCGCCGCCATCCGCCAGTCCGTGCTCAAAATACCGGAATTCAATCCGGGAGGCAGCGAGTCGCTGAAGCTTCATCCGGCGTCCGGGAGACTGCGCGCGGCGCATTTGCCGGAGGTGGAGGCGATGAGCGACATCGATGATTATCTGGCCTGGGCCTGCGCACGGACGCCTTTGTTGAACCGTCTGGTCCTGTGGAACTACGCGGTGGAGGAAGGGCTTAGCAAAACGTCGGAGATTATTCAGCAACAGCGCCAGTCGGCGCGATTTATGAAATTGACCAGCCACCCGGCGGAGAAAAAATAA
- a CDS encoding amino acid ABC transporter permease has protein sequence MDFTIIRDNFTYLMWGTFPDGSLGGAALTLAISLIAGVASAVLGTLFGIALAMSRGWLAALLAMVLGFFRAIPVIMLIFWSYFLLPVVFGVDIPEITTVVCALALIASAYLAHGVKAGIVAIGRGQWQAGLSLGFNRWQTLGYIVLPQALRMMVPSFINQWISLIKDTSLAYIVGVGELTFLATQVNNRSMVYPLEVFLFVALVYFVMCLALDVLATGISRRYGRRRSHQKVARGKAAA, from the coding sequence ATGGATTTTACGATCATCCGCGATAACTTCACCTATCTGATGTGGGGGACGTTTCCCGATGGGTCGTTGGGTGGCGCGGCGCTGACGTTGGCGATTAGCCTGATAGCGGGCGTCGCCTCGGCCGTGCTGGGCACGCTGTTTGGCATCGCACTCGCCATGTCCCGAGGCTGGCTGGCCGCCCTGTTGGCGATGGTGCTGGGATTTTTCCGCGCCATTCCCGTCATCATGCTGATTTTCTGGTCCTATTTCTTGTTGCCGGTGGTATTCGGCGTGGATATCCCTGAGATCACCACCGTCGTTTGCGCGCTGGCGCTGATCGCCTCAGCTTACCTCGCCCACGGGGTTAAAGCCGGGATTGTGGCGATAGGCCGCGGTCAGTGGCAGGCGGGGTTGTCGCTCGGCTTCAACCGCTGGCAGACGCTGGGCTATATCGTCTTGCCGCAGGCGCTGCGCATGATGGTGCCTTCATTCATCAACCAGTGGATTTCCCTGATCAAAGATACGTCGCTGGCATATATCGTGGGCGTCGGCGAGCTGACGTTTCTGGCGACGCAGGTCAACAACCGCAGTATGGTGTATCCGCTGGAGGTCTTCCTGTTCGTGGCGTTGGTTTATTTCGTCATGTGTCTGGCGCTGGATGTGCTGGCGACCGGCATCAGCCGCCGCTATGGCCGCCGCCGGAGCCACCAGAAAGTCGCCCGAGGCAAGGCGGCGGCTTGA
- the aegA gene encoding formate-dependent uric acid utilization protein AegA yields MNRFIVANAKDCIGCKACEIACVIAHNNGAYPESAENFTPRIHVFHKAELHTAVTCHHCEDAPCAALCPTQALVKKAHSIQVIATKCIGCKTCVIACPFGAISVEATEKTPDTASAHKCDLCIDRAEGQACVEACPTHALRLVSEHTLKQQRQEKQRQTAQRSAPGNWRAAPPYNPSRPPLLNKRKGWPRMDAIKKPLNERVSTFNEIYLGFTPEQVQDQGGRCMTCGQHSVCEWTCPLHNNIPELLRLAKEGRIMEAVELSHRTSSLPEICGRVCPQDRLCEGACTLGKEAYGAVTIGNIERYITDSALKMGWKPDLTQVKPTGKRAAIIGAGPAGLACADVLTRNGVKAVVFDRHPEIGGLLTFGIPSFKLDKDVLIQRRVLFEGMGIEFHLNTEVGRDISLTQLLDEFDTVFVGVGTYRSMKAGLDNEDAPGVYDALPFLIANTKRIMGLPDLEDEPYVSMRGKRVLVLGGGDTAMDCVRTSIRQGAESVTCAYRRDEANMPGSKKEVKNAREEGVEFMFNVQPQKICLNEQGEVCGVSLIRTELGEPDASGRRRPQPVAGSEFIHPVDAVITAFGFQSHAMPWLDDAEVQRNKWGQIEAQPLGRHACQTSHPRIFAGGDAVRGADLVVTAIADGRKAAHSMINAMSEPQMVTATARVDSQELVR; encoded by the coding sequence ATGAATCGGTTTATCGTCGCAAACGCTAAGGACTGTATCGGCTGTAAAGCCTGCGAGATTGCCTGTGTGATTGCCCATAACAATGGCGCTTATCCTGAAAGCGCGGAAAATTTTACCCCACGTATCCACGTCTTTCATAAAGCAGAGCTGCATACGGCGGTCACCTGCCATCACTGCGAAGACGCGCCCTGCGCCGCCCTGTGCCCGACACAGGCCCTGGTGAAAAAAGCGCACAGTATTCAGGTCATCGCCACCAAATGCATCGGCTGTAAAACCTGCGTCATTGCCTGTCCCTTCGGCGCGATATCCGTGGAGGCAACGGAAAAAACGCCGGATACCGCATCCGCTCACAAATGCGACCTCTGTATCGACAGAGCCGAGGGTCAGGCTTGCGTTGAGGCCTGCCCCACCCACGCGCTGCGTTTAGTTAGTGAGCACACACTAAAGCAGCAGCGTCAGGAAAAACAGCGCCAGACGGCACAGCGTTCCGCGCCCGGCAACTGGCGCGCCGCGCCGCCCTATAACCCATCGCGTCCCCCTCTGCTGAATAAACGCAAAGGCTGGCCGCGAATGGACGCCATTAAGAAACCGCTAAACGAGCGCGTTTCCACGTTCAATGAAATCTACCTGGGCTTTACGCCGGAGCAGGTCCAGGATCAGGGCGGACGCTGCATGACCTGCGGTCAGCACTCCGTCTGCGAATGGACTTGCCCGCTGCATAACAACATCCCTGAACTTCTGCGTCTGGCGAAAGAAGGCCGCATTATGGAAGCCGTGGAGCTGTCGCATCGCACCAGCAGTCTGCCCGAGATCTGCGGACGGGTCTGCCCACAGGATCGTCTGTGCGAAGGCGCCTGTACGCTCGGAAAAGAAGCATATGGCGCGGTGACCATCGGCAACATCGAGCGTTACATCACCGACAGCGCGCTGAAAATGGGCTGGAAACCCGATCTGACTCAGGTCAAGCCGACCGGTAAACGGGCGGCGATTATCGGCGCGGGCCCCGCCGGGCTGGCCTGTGCGGATGTCCTCACGCGTAACGGCGTCAAAGCGGTGGTCTTCGATCGTCATCCGGAGATAGGTGGCCTGCTGACATTCGGCATTCCCTCCTTCAAGCTGGATAAAGACGTACTCATCCAGCGCCGTGTCCTGTTTGAGGGCATGGGCATCGAATTTCATCTCAATACCGAGGTCGGGCGCGATATCTCGCTGACGCAACTGTTGGATGAATTCGACACCGTTTTCGTCGGCGTCGGCACCTACCGCTCCATGAAAGCCGGCCTGGATAATGAAGACGCGCCGGGCGTTTATGATGCGCTGCCGTTCCTGATTGCCAATACCAAACGAATTATGGGCCTGCCGGACCTGGAAGATGAACCTTATGTCTCGATGCGAGGCAAACGCGTGCTGGTGCTTGGCGGCGGCGATACCGCCATGGATTGCGTACGCACTTCAATACGTCAGGGGGCGGAGTCGGTCACCTGCGCCTACCGTCGCGATGAGGCGAATATGCCGGGGTCGAAAAAAGAGGTGAAAAACGCCCGCGAGGAGGGGGTGGAGTTCATGTTCAACGTGCAGCCGCAGAAAATCTGCCTCAACGAGCAGGGTGAAGTTTGCGGCGTCAGCCTCATCCGTACCGAGCTGGGAGAGCCGGATGCCAGCGGCCGCCGCCGTCCGCAGCCGGTTGCAGGCTCCGAGTTCATCCACCCGGTGGATGCGGTGATTACGGCGTTCGGCTTTCAGTCTCACGCGATGCCGTGGCTGGATGACGCAGAAGTACAGCGCAATAAGTGGGGGCAGATCGAGGCTCAACCGCTCGGCCGCCATGCCTGCCAGACCAGTCATCCACGCATTTTCGCCGGCGGTGACGCCGTGCGCGGCGCCGATCTGGTGGTCACGGCGATCGCTGACGGCCGTAAGGCGGCGCACAGCATGATCAACGCGATGAGCGAACCGCAGATGGTCACGGCGACAGCCCGCGTCGACTCGCAGGAGCTGGTGCGATGA
- the yieH gene encoding 6-phosphogluconate phosphatase: MSQIECVLFDCDGTLVDTEVLCCQAYVNVFATYNVSLALEQFIAEFKGVRLHDIIIRTCERYHLTQETAVLEQAYRDEIARLFEAALQPIPGVRELLEKLQVPTAVVSNGPVSKMQRTLGKTALLPFFNDHIYSGYDIQTWKPDPAILYYAADQMKVAIERCILVEDSEAGVQAGISAGIPVFYYCADTLNRPIHHPLVTRFDDMRQLPALWRERGWSALTSER; encoded by the coding sequence ATGTCCCAGATTGAGTGCGTTTTGTTTGACTGCGACGGAACGCTGGTCGATACCGAAGTTCTGTGCTGTCAGGCCTACGTCAATGTGTTCGCCACCTACAACGTGTCTCTGGCATTAGAACAATTTATCGCCGAGTTTAAAGGCGTCAGGCTTCACGACATCATTATCCGCACCTGCGAACGTTATCATTTGACGCAAGAGACGGCCGTGCTGGAGCAGGCGTATCGCGACGAGATCGCCCGTTTGTTTGAGGCGGCCCTGCAACCCATCCCGGGTGTACGCGAACTGCTGGAAAAACTGCAGGTGCCGACGGCGGTCGTCTCTAACGGGCCGGTGAGTAAAATGCAGCGCACGCTGGGGAAGACGGCGCTTTTGCCCTTTTTCAACGACCATATTTACAGCGGCTACGACATTCAGACCTGGAAACCGGATCCGGCGATCCTCTACTACGCCGCTGACCAGATGAAGGTGGCGATTGAACGCTGTATTTTGGTGGAGGACTCAGAGGCTGGCGTACAGGCGGGCATCTCCGCCGGGATCCCGGTGTTTTACTACTGCGCCGATACGCTTAACAGGCCCATTCATCACCCGCTGGTCACCCGGTTCGACGATATGCGCCAACTGCCCGCGCTCTGGCGCGAGCGCGGCTGGTCTGCGTTGACGTCAGAGCGCTGA
- a CDS encoding 4Fe-4S dicluster domain-containing protein — protein MNAFVIADASQCIGCRTCEIACAVAHTGGGLSGLNTASFAPRLKVIKSAEVSVPVLCHQCENAPCASACPQEALVAQNDSIQVISSRCIGCKSCVIACPFGAIQIAAAAQGEARSEVRKCDLCHGVADGPSCVRVCPTSALRLVTPDDLRRQREKRQWQSAGENIHSHSE, from the coding sequence ATGAATGCGTTCGTGATTGCCGACGCCAGCCAGTGCATTGGCTGCCGCACCTGTGAAATCGCCTGCGCCGTCGCCCATACGGGCGGCGGGCTCAGCGGCCTGAATACCGCGTCGTTTGCCCCCAGGCTAAAGGTCATTAAAAGCGCCGAGGTCAGCGTGCCGGTGCTTTGCCATCAGTGCGAGAACGCGCCCTGCGCCAGCGCTTGCCCGCAGGAAGCCTTGGTCGCGCAAAACGACAGCATTCAGGTGATATCCTCACGCTGTATCGGCTGTAAAAGCTGCGTCATCGCCTGTCCTTTCGGCGCCATTCAGATCGCGGCCGCAGCGCAGGGTGAGGCGCGCAGCGAAGTCCGCAAGTGCGACCTGTGCCACGGCGTGGCCGATGGGCCTTCCTGCGTTAGGGTCTGCCCAACCTCGGCCCTGCGGCTGGTCACGCCCGACGACCTGCGCCGACAAAGGGAAAAGCGGCAATGGCAGTCGGCCGGAGAGAATATCCATTCGCACAGCGAGTAG
- a CDS encoding ABC transporter substrate-binding protein: protein MRNRFLTLTLVAGLTALSGIAQADKLADIQKSGVVKVAVFDSNPPFGYVDPQSKKLVGYDIDIAEAVGKALGVNVELRATNPANRIPLLVSKKVDLIAANFTITDERAKQVNFSIPYFTTGQKFIARKGVLKTPEDIKSQRIGADKGTVQEITLREHYPTAKVISYDDTPLAFAALRNGNVQAITQDDAKLVGLLANIPAAQKAEFEISSFSITREYQGMGIPKGEEALTKKVNDALSDLEKQGEAERIYNRWFGPDTLSAQPRGDFKFAPLDQQLKS, encoded by the coding sequence ATGAGAAATCGTTTTTTAACGTTGACGTTGGTGGCCGGATTGACCGCGCTTTCAGGGATCGCGCAGGCGGATAAGTTGGCGGATATTCAGAAGTCCGGCGTGGTGAAAGTCGCCGTTTTCGATAGTAATCCGCCGTTTGGCTATGTGGATCCCCAGAGTAAAAAGCTGGTGGGCTACGATATTGATATTGCCGAAGCCGTCGGCAAAGCGCTGGGCGTTAACGTCGAGCTGCGCGCCACCAACCCCGCAAACCGCATCCCTCTGCTGGTATCGAAAAAAGTCGATCTCATCGCCGCTAACTTCACGATCACCGACGAACGCGCCAAACAGGTCAACTTCAGTATTCCTTACTTCACCACCGGACAAAAATTCATCGCCCGCAAAGGCGTGCTGAAAACGCCGGAAGACATCAAAAGTCAGCGCATTGGGGCGGATAAAGGCACCGTGCAGGAAATTACGCTGCGCGAGCACTACCCTACGGCCAAGGTTATCTCTTATGACGATACCCCGCTGGCTTTCGCGGCGCTGCGTAACGGCAACGTGCAGGCGATCACCCAGGATGACGCCAAACTGGTTGGTCTGCTGGCGAACATCCCGGCGGCGCAGAAGGCGGAGTTTGAAATCTCGTCGTTCAGCATTACCCGAGAATACCAAGGCATGGGTATTCCTAAAGGAGAAGAGGCGCTGACTAAAAAGGTCAACGACGCGCTGTCGGATCTGGAAAAACAGGGTGAGGCAGAGAGGATCTACAACCGCTGGTTCGGGCCGGATACGCTTTCCGCTCAGCCGCGCGGCGACTTTAAGTTTGCGCCGTTAGACCAACAACTTAAAAGCTGA
- a CDS encoding amino acid ABC transporter permease, with translation MFAETIQHWLTQWLLAPQYLTWLWQGFLMTLGLSAATVVLASLFGMLLAAARDSRVLVLRWLAVAYSALFRNTPLLVQLFFWYFGTGQLFPSWVMQWLNASHELSALGFALPWPSFEFLAGLLGLTLYSSAFIAEELRAGMAGVATGQKYAAQALGLSGWQAMRYVLLPQALRIAFPPLLGQYMNVIKNSSLAMAIGVAELSYASRQVETETLRTFQAFGVATVFYIGAIAVLEGWGMWRQQRKSTEAR, from the coding sequence ATGTTTGCTGAAACGATACAACACTGGCTGACGCAGTGGCTGCTGGCGCCGCAATACCTGACATGGCTGTGGCAAGGTTTCCTGATGACCCTCGGCCTGTCCGCCGCCACAGTGGTTCTGGCCTCGCTATTCGGCATGCTGCTGGCCGCCGCGCGGGACAGTCGTGTCCTTGTTCTGCGCTGGCTGGCTGTCGCCTATAGCGCCCTGTTCCGCAACACGCCGCTGCTGGTCCAGCTATTTTTCTGGTACTTCGGGACCGGTCAGCTGTTTCCGTCGTGGGTGATGCAGTGGCTGAATGCCTCGCATGAACTTTCTGCGTTGGGATTCGCACTGCCGTGGCCTTCCTTTGAATTTCTCGCCGGACTGCTGGGCTTGACGCTCTATTCCAGCGCCTTCATCGCCGAAGAGCTGCGCGCGGGGATGGCCGGCGTCGCGACAGGGCAGAAGTATGCCGCGCAGGCGCTCGGCCTGTCCGGCTGGCAGGCTATGCGTTACGTATTGTTGCCTCAGGCGCTGCGCATCGCCTTTCCGCCGCTGCTGGGGCAGTACATGAACGTCATCAAGAACTCGTCGTTGGCGATGGCGATCGGCGTGGCGGAGCTGTCTTACGCATCACGTCAGGTGGAGACCGAAACGCTGCGTACCTTTCAGGCCTTTGGCGTCGCCACGGTGTTTTATATCGGCGCCATTGCTGTGCTTGAAGGATGGGGCATGTGGCGTCAACAGAGAAAGTCGACGGAGGCGCGCTGA
- a CDS encoding NCS2 family permease, giving the protein MDKSQTGSASERGLLQRVFKLRQHGTTARTETIAGFTTFLTMVYIVFVNPQILGVAGMDTQAVFVTTCLIAAFGSILMGLLANLPVALAPAMGLNAFFAFAVVGAMGLSWQVAMGAIFWGSIGFLLLSVFQIRYWMIAHIPQCLRLGIASGIGLFIAMMGLKNAGIIVPNADTLVAVGKLTSHSVLLGVLGFFIIVVLASRNIHAAVLISIVITTTIGLLLGDVKYTGVFSLPPSVTNIVGQVDLAGALNLGLSGVIFSFMLVNLFDSSGTLIGVTEKAGLTDEKGKFPGMKRALYVDSISSVAGAFIGTSSVTAYIESSSGVSVGGRTGLTAVVVGVLFLLVMFLSPLAGMVPAYAAAGALIYVGVLMTSSLSRVKWEDLTEAVPAFITAVMMPFSFSITEGIALGFISYCVMKAATGRWREISPCVVVVALLFLLKIVFVDAH; this is encoded by the coding sequence ATGGATAAATCTCAAACTGGCTCCGCGTCTGAGCGTGGGCTGCTGCAACGCGTGTTCAAATTACGTCAGCACGGCACCACGGCGCGTACTGAAACGATCGCGGGCTTCACGACTTTCCTGACGATGGTCTACATCGTTTTTGTTAACCCGCAAATCCTCGGCGTGGCCGGTATGGATACGCAGGCCGTCTTTGTCACCACCTGTCTGATCGCCGCCTTCGGCAGTATTCTGATGGGCTTGCTGGCGAACTTGCCGGTGGCGTTGGCGCCTGCGATGGGTCTTAACGCGTTTTTCGCTTTTGCCGTGGTCGGCGCGATGGGCCTGTCCTGGCAGGTGGCGATGGGGGCTATTTTCTGGGGCTCAATCGGTTTCCTGCTCCTGTCCGTGTTCCAGATCCGCTACTGGATGATCGCCCATATCCCGCAGTGTCTGCGTCTGGGGATCGCCAGCGGTATTGGTCTGTTTATCGCGATGATGGGGCTGAAAAACGCCGGGATTATCGTGCCGAATGCGGACACGCTGGTTGCGGTGGGTAAACTGACGTCGCACAGCGTGTTGCTGGGCGTGCTCGGCTTTTTCATCATCGTGGTGCTCGCCTCACGCAACATTCATGCTGCGGTGCTGATCTCTATCGTTATTACGACGACCATCGGGCTGCTGCTGGGGGATGTGAAATACACCGGCGTCTTCTCGCTGCCGCCGAGCGTCACCAATATCGTTGGCCAGGTTGATCTGGCGGGGGCGTTAAACCTCGGACTCTCCGGCGTTATTTTCTCTTTCATGCTGGTTAACCTGTTCGACTCCTCCGGTACGCTGATCGGCGTGACCGAAAAAGCCGGACTGACGGATGAAAAGGGCAAGTTTCCAGGGATGAAGCGCGCCCTCTATGTGGACAGCATCAGCTCCGTCGCGGGCGCCTTTATCGGCACATCCTCCGTCACGGCTTATATTGAAAGCTCTTCCGGCGTATCGGTCGGCGGCCGTACCGGCCTGACGGCCGTGGTGGTGGGCGTGTTGTTCCTGCTGGTGATGTTTTTGTCGCCGCTGGCGGGAATGGTGCCGGCTTACGCGGCGGCGGGCGCGCTGATCTATGTGGGCGTTCTGATGACATCCAGCCTTTCTCGCGTGAAATGGGAAGATCTGACGGAAGCCGTGCCGGCGTTTATCACTGCCGTCATGATGCCGTTCAGCTTCTCCATCACGGAAGGGATCGCCCTCGGGTTTATCTCCTACTGCGTGATGAAGGCCGCGACGGGACGCTGGCGTGAAATCAGCCCGTGTGTGGTGGTGGTCGCCTTGCTGTTCCTGCTGAAAATCGTCTTCGTCGACGCACATTGA
- the phoU gene encoding phosphate signaling complex protein PhoU — protein sequence MENLNLNKHISGQFNAELEHIRTQVMTMGGLVEQQLTDAITAMHNQDEDLAKRVIAGDAKVNMMEVSIDEACVRIIAKRQPTASDLRLVMAIIKTISELERIGDVADKICSTALEKFSHQHQPLLVSLESMGLHTVQMLHDVLDAFARMDLEEAIRIYREDRKVDKEYEGIVRQLMTYMMEDSRTIPSVLTALFCARSIERIGDRCQNICEIIFYFVKGQDFRHVGGDALEKLLIENDAKKDS from the coding sequence ATGGAAAACCTCAATCTGAATAAACATATCTCCGGTCAGTTCAATGCCGAGCTTGAGCACATTCGCACTCAGGTGATGACGATGGGCGGGCTGGTTGAACAGCAACTGACGGATGCCATCACGGCGATGCATAACCAGGACGAAGACCTGGCCAAACGCGTCATCGCAGGCGACGCCAAGGTCAATATGATGGAAGTGAGCATTGATGAGGCCTGCGTGCGCATCATTGCCAAACGTCAGCCCACGGCGAGCGATCTGCGTCTGGTCATGGCGATCATCAAGACGATTTCTGAACTGGAACGCATCGGCGACGTGGCGGACAAAATCTGCAGCACGGCGCTGGAGAAATTCTCCCACCAGCATCAGCCGCTGCTGGTCAGCCTGGAGTCGATGGGGCTGCACACGGTGCAGATGCTGCACGACGTGCTGGACGCGTTCGCCCGTATGGATTTGGAAGAGGCGATCCGCATCTACCGGGAAGACCGCAAGGTGGATAAGGAGTACGAGGGCATCGTGCGTCAGCTGATGACCTACATGATGGAAGACTCGCGCACCATCCCGAGCGTGTTGACCGCGCTGTTCTGCGCCCGTTCCATCGAGCGCATCGGCGACCGTTGTCAGAACATCTGCGAAATTATTTTCTATTTCGTGAAAGGTCAGGATTTCCGCCATGTCGGCGGCGACGCGCTGGAAAAATTGCTCATCGAAAACGATGCGAAAAAAGACAGCTAA